DNA sequence from the Candidatus Fluviicola riflensis genome:
TGCGTATAGAATCCGTGAAATCCTTCAACATCTTCAAAACAGCTGGCATTGTTGCACCATTTGAGCTGAAAGAGGATTTCTTTCTTCGAAAGTATGTGGATCGCCTCAAGCCTATGGTTGGAAAGCAATTTATAAGCTTCAGGAGAAAACAGGTTTAACCATGCTTTTTTAATGGCGGAATCCTCTTTCTCGATATCGATGGTGAAGTCATGCTGTACACCCGCATAGGGAAACATTCCAACGTTGTCTAATTGCTCTCTTAAAGGTTGTAAATTACTGTTGGTCAGTTTCCGGTGAATGATTTCGTAGCGATTGGTTTGTGCGACAAAATCACGGTCAAATTTCCAGTAATTCTGGACCCAATGCATGATAAAAAGTGTTGCAAAGAACAAAATCGCCGCCGTCCAAGCAACGATGTTTCTGATTCTTTTTTTGGTTGATCTTTGCACTTTCTTGTTTTCAGTAATGGTTTGTCAACGGAAACTTCCTGCTAATATTATCATTTTCAGTTTTCACCGAACCACAGAGATGATTTCTTAACGGATTTGGTTGTTCATGAGAAAAATAAGTTTAGCCACAGATGTCTCAGATGTACACAGATACTGAACTATACACCAGCGTATAGTGATAATCTAACTAAACTTATTTATCTGTGAAAATCTGAGACATCAGTGGCAAATAAACATGATGAGATTTGAAACATCAATGGATAAACAATCTGAATCCAAAAACAGGAAGTTCTCCCTGCATAAAATCCAGATCTTCAGAACGTTTGAAACCCAGTTTTTCATACATCTTCCAGGCGGTTTGCATCGCTTTGGTGGAATGAATAATAACCTGTCCCAATTGTTTGTCTTCCGTTTTTCGGATGCACGCCTGCGTGAGTAATTTCCCGATTCCTTTTCCACGGATGGCAGGATCGACTGCTAATAATCGAAATCCGGCTGCGTTTATTTCAGCAGTGGCCGTTCCACCTGAACCGTAATACTTCATATCCGAAAAATAAACCACACCGCCTGCAATTGTATTGTCGTCAGAAACGGCAACCAACAATTCCGTTCCCGGATTTTGCGTCAAATCGC
Encoded proteins:
- a CDS encoding GNAT family N-acetyltransferase, giving the protein MNPKDYIIRNAKPAEFEQIGQLLVDVYSQLEGFPKPAEQPNYYQLLANIGDLTQNPGTELLVAVSDDNTIAGGVVYFSDMKYYGSGGTATAEINAAGFRLLAVDPAIRGKGIGKLLTQACIRKTEDKQLGQVIIHSTKAMQTAWKMYEKLGFKRSEDLDFMQGELPVFGFRLFIH